From a single Nicotiana tomentosiformis chromosome 2, ASM39032v3, whole genome shotgun sequence genomic region:
- the LOC138906282 gene encoding uncharacterized protein, whose product MSVREYSLQFDSLARYAPIVSNMEDRVHRFVMGLEPHLLNDCTSVSLQPDMDISRIQAYALGVEERKQKQRKDREHDTAQNKRARSLGPSSSTLSYVTPLVASMFGLKPELVKPFEVSTPVGDSVVAKRVYRGCIIVVHSRSTIADLIKLDMVELDVIMGMDWLASCHANVDCRSKIVRFQFPGVPVLEWKGYGSRVTNHSVHLVVNEFPDEFPEIEFAIDLLPDTHPISIPSYRMAPAKLKELKEQLKDLLEKGFIRPSILP is encoded by the exons atgagtgttcgagaatacagtcttcagtttgattcattggctaggtatgctcctaTTGTATCTAatatggaggatcgggttcaccggttcgtgatgggattagagccgcacttgcttaacgattgtacgtcggtctcacttcagccagacatggatatttctcgtattcaggcatacgctctgggtgtagaggagcgtaagcagaagcagaggaAGGACCGTGAGCATGATACGGCCCAGAATAAGAGAGCAAGGTCTTTGGGTCCTTcta gttccaccttatcatatgttactccatTGGTTGCTAGTATGTTTGGTTTAAAACCtgaattggttaaaccttttgaggtatctacacctgttggggactcAGTGGTAGCTAAGCGAGTATATAGGGGTTGTATAATAGtggttcatagtcgatctaccATAGCGGACCTAATcaagttagatatggtagaattggatgttataatgggtatggattggttggcttcttgtcatgccaatgttgattgtagatcaaagatagtCCGATTTCAATTTCCTGGGGTGCCcgttttggagtggaaag GATAtggaagtagagtcaccaaccattcagtccatcttgtggttaatgagtttcccgatgagtTTCctgaaattgagtttgctattgacctactaCCAGATACTCACCCAATATCTATTCCCTCCTATAGAATGGCCCCCGCAAagctgaaggagttgaaggaacaactaaaggacttgcttgaaaaaggctttattagACCCAGTATATTACCATAG